The following coding sequences are from one Epilithonimonas vandammei window:
- the pepE gene encoding dipeptidase PepE, which translates to MNIILASTSTLFGGQYLEYLKPELQILFKGINELIFIPFARPGGISHDDYTAKAKEFFTTININVKGLHEFDNKKEAISSGKAFFTGGGNTFLLVKTLHELGLMNVLKQNVESGKPYLGCSAGSNIGGINMKTTNDMPIVYPPSFDCMGLVPFNINPHYLDPNPEIKHNGETRETRIKEFLTQNDIKVVGLREGNWIRRINDKITVEGSELTRIFEKGKEPYEVEPETQL; encoded by the coding sequence ATGAATATCATCCTCGCATCCACATCCACTCTTTTCGGAGGTCAATATTTAGAATATCTCAAGCCAGAACTTCAGATTCTTTTTAAAGGGATTAATGAATTAATATTCATTCCCTTCGCAAGACCAGGCGGAATCTCTCACGACGATTATACAGCCAAAGCCAAAGAATTTTTTACAACAATCAATATCAATGTCAAAGGTCTTCACGAGTTCGATAATAAAAAAGAAGCTATTAGTTCAGGCAAAGCTTTTTTCACAGGCGGTGGCAACACATTTCTTTTAGTGAAAACACTTCACGAGTTAGGATTAATGAATGTTTTGAAGCAAAATGTAGAATCAGGAAAACCATACCTTGGTTGTAGTGCGGGAAGCAACATCGGCGGAATTAATATGAAAACGACCAACGATATGCCTATTGTTTATCCACCAAGCTTCGATTGTATGGGATTAGTGCCGTTCAATATCAATCCACATTACCTCGACCCAAATCCTGAAATCAAACACAACGGAGAAACAAGAGAAACCAGAATCAAAGAATTCCTGACTCAAAATGATATCAAAGTGGTTGGACTGAGAGAAGGTAACTGGATTAGAAGAATCAATGACAAAATCACTGTCGAAGGTTCAGAACTCACAAGAATCTTTGAAAAAGGAAAAGAGCCTTACGAAGTGGAGCCCGAAACCCAATTGTGA